The Elaeis guineensis isolate ETL-2024a chromosome 3, EG11, whole genome shotgun sequence region GATTATTGGTTTAAAAGGATCCGATAAGCAGGGATAATTGAATATATATAGAATTGCTAAGCAAGCATAAGCAGGTCCAAAAAGATTCCATGCGGACATAAGGTTTTCCCTCTTCAGAGATGCCATCGCAGTGGGTTTGGCTAGCTCCTCGGTTTGAGGAACTTGCCTGCTCTCCTTAAAGAATTGAAGATTGGGAGGATGGGTCATTCTTAATTTCTTTGCTATTGCTAGGCTGTTTTGAACTGCAGGTTTGGACATGGGACTTCTCCACTCAAAGTAGTAGTAATTAATCGCCATCTTGCTATTGGACAAGAGTAAGGGCTTGGGTGCTCAAGTTGTCATATGCTGCCATGAATTACATCGCTAGCTGCGACAAGCTGTCCGCTGAAAAGCTCATAttagataaatattataatacTTGGTCAAGTCAGGCAACCAAGAGATTGACCTGGGTTTGTGCAATCATCACCAATCTTTGACCATGATACTATTTAAGACTTCAAACCAAAAGCCTACTAGGATATTAAGGGGTACATCGTTATAGAAGACTCATTTGTTGAGAACCTATCGGCAAGACTTgaaatatgagagagagagagagagagagaagctggGGTGGCTGGAGGTAGAGCATGCGAGATCAGAATAATCCAAACCGGATTTCTCATGCAATTGAACCACGTGCATATAAGAAGTTAATTAGCATCCAAACAGCGTATTACTTCATTTGTACATAACTAAGGGTGCATACATACTGCTAATTAAATTAGCTGGAAACTACGTACAAGGGAAATGAAAAACTGAACTCAAGCTGCTACTCCAGGAACACACTAAAAATAAACCATATATAAAAAGACAACACAAACACTAGGAGCATGAGTGGAACATTATAACCCAAACTTAACGTTCTTATTGATCATCACGGCGTTCTTATAGTTAAAAGAATTAATGTCCAACACCAGGACTGTGGCCGGGAGTCGTGGGACGAGTATCATTGGTGTCCACCATAAGTGCATTGTCTCCATGGATTGCGGCTGGCGCAATGGGACCTTCCACCATACCTTTGCCAACCAAGCATCTCCTGCACAGCTTAGTCTTGTCTTCCACCGAAGGCGTTCCCTCCGAATTACTGAAAGTTTCGAAGGCAAGGATCATGAAGATAAGAAGAGCACAGGTGCAGAGGGGCTTGGTGGCAGCCATTGGCGAGACACACAGAAATCtatagagagagggagaaagggagAGGGAGATGAGAGATGCGAGGGAGCTAGCTAACACTCTCCTAATTCTCCTTCTCCTCAGCGAGAGATGATGCTCCCGCTCCTCTGCCCGGTATTTATAGCCAGATCGGAGACCAGTGGCCTGGGAGAGTTCCCACCATTATATGGCTGGTAAAGAATAGAATAGTGCGTGGCATTAATAAAAGAAGAATAGTGTGGCATGGCGCCTCTTGATCGTCCTGTGCAACCGCATACATCTCCTTCTTGCTCTCCCATTCTCTTCTTTTGGCCTGCCTGCCCAGGCTGTGCATTTTAGGACCCAACCGGGAAATTATTGATTGGACCCAGTTCACGATGAACCACAAATAGTTTTTTAGTTAAAAGACATTAAATTAAATACATCGCAGCACGCATTGTTAAAGAGAGAAAAGCATTAAATACATGATAGTGCGTGTCGTTTAAAAGATAAAAGGTATTAATTATCTCTGGTCCACTGTGAATCTGATCCGACCAATAATTTTTGCAATTTTGCAATTGAATTACTTAAAAGTTGGCGGTTGGGATACCACTGTAATATGAGATCCACGACCGTAGAACTAcctggtgctttttttttttctttttttttttcagggcTTAAACCTAAAGCACCATGTAATATTATGAAAATAGTTGCTGGACTCCAAAAATCACTTTACCATGAAATGGAACCTATCAGATTATTTCTCTTGACCCTTGCCAATTGCTCAGCAGTGAAGATGTTCAAAATGCTCAATGGACTCTGAATTCATGTCTGCCATATGTGAGAGTTTTCTATTTATACGACCCTAACTAGCTGGCTCTTTCTACTTGCCAAGAGTCGACCATGCCAGTGAGAATGTGCACATCCGACGCTCATAGTAATTGTAAAGTAACTTTTAGCATCATTCTTTATGCATTACTATTCATTTTCATAACTGTAAATATAATTTCACTGATTATAATAGACGGAATAAATACATCTAGCTAGTTCCTACTTATTTCCCCCAAGATTACCAAAAAAAGGGGTGTTCCATTATTTCTCAGGTCTAACTGACTGTAACTTCCATGGGAGTTTATGCCGGCAGCTAAACTGCAATCAcatgattaataatataaaaaataattttctgtaCTACATCACAACATATTAACCGTCATCTTGCTTCAGGCCACCATCAATCTTATGGATGATAGACAATCTTGTATTGTTTTTGCTACTTAATTTGCCTCCTATCTGGACATAACTAGTTGATGGTAGTTTCCTCATTAGATATAACGAACtactttgtaatttttttaaaatacactctaagaaaaaaaaattaagatcaaaTCTGAACTAACCAAATCCGGATGTATCGAAAAATTGGCAAAATAGATTGAAGCAATCTCTCTTAATTCTCCCTTCTCAAATGTTTATCGGTATACTtgaatttgctcatttagattcCCAGATGCTTAATGTTTAATGAGTGCCtatgaaattttaagagagaaaggagaaaaaaaaagattaaattaaTCTTTACCCATCCAGAAGTCCTAGTTATTTAGATatctaagataagatttttttatatttaagaaaatttatatttagtttaATATCCATTATGGGACTAttcttcaaatcttaaaattttgaatcaaatatattataataaaccaACAGATACAAACTCCATATTTTATTTCCCAACTTTTCACATGCTCCAAAAGGCTCCCACTATTCACATGCACCAAAAAGATAGATTCCCTTGTCCTTCCCACTAAGCTTAGAGATATAAGTTCGTTTATTTGGACGGCTCCTATGAGAGCTTAGCATGATCTTGGTCGACAAAACCTGCCTTCCAACCAGAATCCCTGTAAACAAGAGGATCATTCTATGGAGAGTGGAGCCTTTTAGTTGAAAGCTGTGAGGAGTAAAGATTCCTTCAATTTAGTACGGAGGAGCAAAGTGCTTTCCCTAGACTAGGGAAGGAGCcctgatttatttatataaataaataaataaatcagtcTTTATTCAATACATAGCAGGGAAGCAACTAGTACTTAATAGCTGGATTTGTTTAGCTATTATCTTCCCTCGGTTGACGTTATTTGGGTGCTTCCAACATGCATATGGGATGAACTGTCGGTCTCTTCGTATGAGTTAAAAACTTCATCAATTTGGACCTTTGAACTACCGCGAGATATTTGGTTTGTGATTGCAATCAAAATATATTGGAACGCGAATCAAAATGATCATATCTCTCGATGTATTTACTTCATTatcgaaattaaaatcaaaatcagaatgaaaaatcaaaatcaaaatcagaatcgtAATAGAACTCCTCCAACCAAAAATTTGTAATGGAAGCCATCCATTTCTATTTCTATTCGAGATTCCAACTATCTCAAACCAAACACCTCCTTAATGTATCCTGTTTATGTTTGATAAAAGCTTTCAACTCTTgtttattacaaaaaaaaaaaaaaaaccttgaaTTATTTACTAGCATATATGGCATCCAGATTTAATTAAGCATATAAACCATGGCATAAGCTTTTGGTGTCCTATTGTCTTATTTCATGCAAGGTCCTAAAGCATGGGTTTTATTAATTACTATAGTTTTTACAGTTGGGAAGATACTCTGGTCACTTTCGTTTGACTACCCGTAAAGAGTGAGGAACTGATTAAATAGTGGAAGATCCAGTGGACTCATTTGATGTCTTCATAGTATCGTCTCGTAGGTCGGTACTATATGATGGCATCAAGTGCAAGTCGGAGGGTATCCCCTACCAGGTCTCGTGAGAATCTCCCGAGTTCCAACGTAGGATGTCGGCAGGAGAATCTCCCAGCTTGAAGGGGAATGAGCTCGGAATCTACccacggggggggggggggggggggtgcacATGGAGACGAAGGGCATCACATGACGAGCAACCGCGAACTTGCGGCGGGGTGCGCTTCCCACCACAGTCGTTGCATGAGGAGTTATTGCAGCTCTGCATCCATGGTCCACTGATTGATTTCAAGCTAAAGCTGGAGAGCATTTGAAGTCTAAGGTGAGACATGCATGACAACCTAAATTGGCTCCTCTCTAGTACTCCGAATAGGTTTTGCCTTCTTAAGAACTTAGATGTATGATTGTTGTCATGTCCTTCTTtcctttactttttttttccctcttataTATGAAGATGGATTATCTTATGGGGAATGAGGAGGTTGCTTTGGCATGACCCCTGCCAGTTCATAGACAGTGATTTAGTTGAAGTAGTGATGAATGGAAGGACTGCTTTCCACCTTGCCTTCAAATCCCAGTTTCTTGGCTTGCTCATTGTCTCATGTTGGTCTATTAGCAGAACGTTCTTGCACAATAATTCATACAAAAACAAAGTAGTCCCGAAGTAGCTTCAGAAAAACAGAAAAAGGAAAAGGCTTTGAATAAACTGCCTGTCATACACACAGGGAAAGTATGTGGTAGTTGTCATcaatctattctttttttttttttggtaaaaaaaaaaaaaaaaaaagggaagaagagtaGGGGGGTGCGTGACCATGAGAGCCTCTTTATTCGATTCGAAAAGTCATTATCGAGTACTCCCTCCCCACCACTAACGGTGAGCATGTCACACCAACATCACTGAGGGCCAAAGGACCAGATATCCCTTCCAGCCCCGCACTCAGGCCGCCAAAAGATCGCCTAGGGTCATCAATCTATTCTTTATTGGAAAGAAAACACCAAAGTAAGCTTGGAGAGTATCAAGATAAAGCAAGAATTATAGCAAATTCGCTGTACTACATATCCAATTTGACTCTCTTTTTCGTCTCCTTTCTGGCACCACTTACATATATGCTTCTTACTTGTATAAAGAAAGCACAGGGTTGTACACTGATATACAGGATAAGACATGGAATGAGTACTCCAAGAACAGTAGCTGTTTGTTGACCCGGTTTGCCGGCACAAGCTAGAAGGTTGCCATCAAAAAATGAGATGGTTCTATGTTCAATCATGCGCACCTCTTCCAACTCGAAGACGCACGGGTGCAACCACTAGAAGAGGTTCTCGGTTCAATCCTGGACGGTGATGGGTAATCTCATTGTATTTTCCACGGAACAGAGATCATTAGGTAATCGATCATCAATTATGCAAGAAATCACCTAATTTTCTCAAAAATGATGGATATTCTTTCTAATGACGATGCCACCAGCAAAAATTCTGATCTCAACGGGAACCTTCAAAATATGCCATATTAACGAGCACGTATATGATttctcctccccccccccccccccccgaaaaagattcttgaaataaaatatagcacTACAACAaattgtaaaaaataaaatatatccataactaaatttttattatatattaaataataaacttTAACGTtgactgaataaaaatttttattattaatagccCTGATATTTATACGAGGAACAAAACTCTACACAAAAGCCTACATATAGAAAGACCTATCGATAATACCGGCATTAATTATTAATACCTGTGCAAGGCACATGAtactttttttcctcctttttccaACTTTTATCTTTGTAAAATTTTCAACCATCCTCGAAATATAACAtactaatataataaattataataaacatgatATTTCAATAATCAAATTTTTGTTCCACATAAAACAATAAACTTTAATGACTAAACACATTAATATCTATATCATTATACCGGTGTCCATGTAGCGGATGGAAGGCATTGCACAAGTTGAACCTCAATTTTAGATGCATATAACAGATAATACACTAAACAATAAACTTTAATAATGCCCGAGTACATTAATATTTGCATAATTAAAATCTCTTGTATATTATGACTCAGCACATTAATACCAGCATCATTAGTACTGGCATCTACACAGGAAATGAAAAGCTTAGTAGGGTAGGtatggtctctctctctctctctctctctctcttatataTATAGATACGTACATACCCATACATATGTGTGTACAGGGCATTCTGAGGCAGAACtcatgcatcatccacaaaaatcTTAAGCCCTCCGTATAACCAAGAAAACCAAGATGTATAGATAAAAAATAACCATCAGAACAACAGATGAGTCATTCCAAGTGGAGCTCGGTACAATTACTCCATCTATTCTCAACAAGTTCATCACATCTTAAGGACCGGGATATTAATCACTGTactaagtgaaaaaaaaaaaatcatcaagaaTGATGAATTGTCAACGCACAAAATCAAGAGCAATCCATATACAGGAATGAGGCATCTCGGAGCTAACTCGCATACCTCGAATCATATTCTTAGGGAAAACAGAAAACTTGGAAAACTTTGGGAATAATTCTTTAAGCACCAAATGCTATTTCGACAGCCAAAATTTTTCTGGCTTAAGATTGGACAAAAAAGCCAGCTATCGGAAAGGGGAGAAAAGAAGGGAAATTATATACACCAACTGAGCTCATGGTCACACTCTACAATTTGTAATCAGCATTCAAGAAGTTCTCATACTGAGTTCCTTTAAGGGCATGGTAGACATCATCCCAGTTCTGAACCTGGTCAGATAATGGTCTAGTGTGTATTTTTACATGACGACTAGCCAGCTTCCTCTGAGGCACTTTAAGGAAGTCCAGAACATCCACCATTTTCTGGAGGAAAACAAAGTAGATGTTATGGCAAAACTGGTTCGAGAAACAATTTAGATGTTTCTAAACTAAAAGCAGGAAAGTAGAGAACTCACAGTGCGGTTCCGAATGAGATCCTCATAGTAGACAACAATGTGGCGGGTGCTGTTAAAGTACTCAAGCGCATTGGCGGTTGACTCCCCCGTGCTTCTTAGATGAAACATTAACGATGTGGCATTAATTGTAGGTTTGTATCGTGCAAGAACTTCTGCCTGCAAGCAATTACCAACCAAAAAACTTAGAATCTGCCTAGAACTTTGTTTGGATATGCACAAGTCTGTGCCAGCATGGATGAGAGAGATGGACCTCATCTTTTGAATGTACGTGAGCTTTATGCGTTCCATTTAACTGCTTAGTGTTTCGATCATGATTGTTTGCTACTATTGAGACCATCTGGCGGAGTCGGTTTCTTCTAAAAAGGAATATTGCAAAGACCCCTCTTATCCTGAAGTAATCaactattttttcatgatttgcCATGAGACCCTGCAGTAACAATGAGACAATGGGTGGTCAGGTAGACCATCATATTCTATAACTATTGAGGGGAAAAAATACAGAACAATTACCATCTAACATAGTCAGATCTCTCTATTTCCTAGTACATTTCTAAACAGAAATTCGTCACTCAGATTAAAAACATGTTTGGCTGTGTTGGACGTGGCTTTAGGCGCTAGTAGGTTTTTTATCCTTCCAAATTTTCACTTTCATAAAACAtgtgcattaaaaaaaaataaaaaagttctcCATTTCTTTCTATTCCAACCTTTTTTCTCTATCATCCCTT contains the following coding sequences:
- the LOC105041387 gene encoding uncharacterized protein isoform X2, coding for MVVLVAVMICGVYICSMCLKQIGNHGVPRIIMIELAELPCHDPGIPPSEIPYVHYPEPTTYSREECACTPVRYFAILSMQRSGSGWFETLLNSHINISSNGEIFSVKERRSNISAIIKTLDKVYNLDWHSSASKNECTAAVGFKWMLNQGLMANHEKIVDYFRIRGVFAIFLFRRNRLRQMVSIVANNHDRNTKQLNGTHKAHVHSKDEAEVLARYKPTINATSLMFHLRSTGESTANALEYFNSTRHIVVYYEDLIRNRTKMVDVLDFLKVPQRKLASRHVKIHTRPLSDQVQNWDDVYHALKGTQYENFLNADYKL